From a region of the Posidoniimonas corsicana genome:
- a CDS encoding histidine triad nucleotide-binding protein: MTIFDKIISKEIPADILHEDDHCLAFRDISPQAPTHFLVIPKKPIQSVDQLVDDDAALIGRMWLVIRDLARKQGLADGYRVVVNTGADGGQSVDHLHYHVLGGRALTWPPG, from the coding sequence ATGACCATCTTCGACAAGATCATCAGCAAAGAGATCCCCGCCGACATCCTGCACGAGGACGACCACTGCCTGGCGTTCCGCGACATCTCCCCGCAGGCGCCGACCCACTTCCTGGTGATCCCCAAGAAGCCGATCCAGAGCGTCGACCAGCTAGTAGACGACGACGCCGCCTTGATCGGCCGGATGTGGCTGGTCATCCGAGACCTGGCGCGCAAGCAGGGGCTAGCGGACGGCTACCGGGTGGTGGTGAACACCGGCGCCGACGGGGGCCAGTCGGTCGATCACCTGCACTACCACGTGCTGGGCGGGCGGGCGCTGACGTGGCCGCCGGGCTAA
- a CDS encoding tyrosine-type recombinase/integrase, giving the protein MEIDLAQNDPDSPRLLWSLFRERYEQEKLPQLSRKSESQWVTAANWLERTVAPTRLSDVNKSMLSRFTAKLRERGLSESSIRSYLATLLAALGWACDVDLIETVPRVRLPRKAGGQKMRSRPITSEEYERILMTVAKVRPHDAEVWRRFLQGLWHSGLRVDELRRLSWEPAAELSIDTSHEFPLIRMLASGHKSRRDEFQPVTREFWNLIATAPPNRRGYVFPLPGRKGQMRPSNVVRVVSEIGKAAGVITDPVKGKTATSHDIGRRAFLTRMDQLLTIPELQKWARHASPDTTMGYYHHRTAVELGRKVWTAPS; this is encoded by the coding sequence TTGGAGATTGACCTCGCACAAAACGACCCGGACTCGCCGCGGCTATTGTGGTCGCTCTTCCGCGAGCGGTACGAGCAGGAGAAGCTGCCGCAGCTTTCGCGGAAGAGCGAGTCGCAGTGGGTGACCGCCGCCAATTGGCTGGAGCGGACGGTAGCGCCGACTCGGCTGAGCGACGTTAACAAGTCGATGCTCAGCCGGTTCACGGCGAAGCTGCGCGAGCGGGGGCTGTCCGAGTCCTCTATCCGGAGCTACCTCGCGACGCTGCTCGCCGCCTTGGGGTGGGCGTGCGACGTTGATCTCATCGAAACCGTGCCGCGGGTGCGTCTGCCACGCAAAGCCGGGGGGCAGAAGATGCGCTCGCGGCCAATTACTAGCGAGGAGTACGAACGCATCCTCATGACCGTCGCCAAGGTTCGTCCCCACGACGCGGAGGTATGGCGTCGCTTCTTGCAGGGGCTGTGGCACAGCGGGCTGCGAGTTGACGAACTGCGGCGGCTTTCATGGGAGCCGGCGGCGGAACTGTCGATCGACACCAGCCATGAGTTTCCGCTGATTCGGATGCTGGCCAGTGGGCACAAGTCCCGGCGGGATGAGTTTCAGCCAGTCACCCGCGAGTTCTGGAATCTGATCGCAACCGCCCCGCCGAATCGCCGGGGCTACGTCTTCCCCTTGCCAGGGCGGAAAGGTCAGATGCGGCCCAGCAATGTGGTTCGCGTGGTGTCCGAGATTGGCAAGGCCGCCGGAGTGATCACCGACCCCGTGAAGGGCAAGACCGCCACCAGCCACGACATCGGCCGGCGGGCTTTCCTGACCCGGATGGATCAGCTGCTGACGATTCCCGAGTTGCAGAAGTGGGCGCGTCACGCCTCGCCGGACACCACGATGGGCTACTACCACCACCGAACGGCTGTCGAACTCGGGCGGAAGGTCTGGACGGCGCCGTCGTGA
- a CDS encoding LexA family protein: MPNSPLSRGQARILVALRRYITTHGYAPTLRELAARLGIRSPNGVLCHLKALERKGYLRRASHQARAITLHGAA, encoded by the coding sequence ATGCCAAATTCTCCTCTCAGCCGCGGCCAAGCCCGTATTTTAGTGGCTCTGCGGCGTTACATCACCACGCACGGCTACGCGCCTACGCTGCGCGAGTTGGCGGCGCGGCTCGGCATCCGGAGCCCCAACGGCGTGCTGTGTCACCTTAAGGCGCTAGAGCGGAAGGGCTACCTCCGCCGCGCGAGCCACCAGGCCCGCGCCATCACGCTGCACGGGGCCGCTTAA
- a CDS encoding DUF1593 domain-containing protein: MIVTTDGEIDDECSMVRFLLYANEFDVEGIVTSSSQYHWQGHRWAGDDWIQPLLEAYERVYPNLSQHDPDFPAPDYLRSITVLGNVKSEGDMDEETVGSNLIVKALLDDSDDRPIWLQAWGGPNTIARALKTIEEKHPDKMAEVAKKLRFYFIWEQDDTYQKYIRPRWGEFNIPTIVSDQFIAFAYERQRKAVPQEVQRYFSAEWMNENALRSHGPLLEMYKAHDDGRFRSEGDSPAFLHVIPTGLRSEESPDWGGWGGRFTKVRENTWLDHVAERGYEYPKGRWYGSSAWGRRRAKRETTKDPELTAYLKPQWRWIDAIQQDFAARADWCVKPYDEANHPPDVRLAHDADLEVKPGETVSLSAAGTSDPDGDALTYRWWQYEEADSAESRVEIDNAGQQEASFVVPNEPGKQIHIILEATDVGTPPLVRYQRVVCNIE, translated from the coding sequence GTGATCGTCACGACGGATGGGGAAATCGACGACGAATGCTCGATGGTGCGGTTCCTGTTGTACGCGAATGAGTTCGACGTCGAGGGCATCGTGACATCGAGTTCGCAGTATCACTGGCAGGGCCACAGGTGGGCGGGCGATGACTGGATTCAGCCGCTTCTGGAGGCTTATGAGAGAGTCTATCCCAACCTCAGCCAGCACGACCCCGACTTCCCCGCACCAGACTATCTCAGATCCATCACCGTGCTCGGCAACGTCAAATCGGAAGGCGACATGGATGAAGAAACGGTGGGCTCAAATCTGATCGTCAAGGCCCTGCTGGACGATTCCGACGACCGACCGATCTGGTTGCAGGCGTGGGGCGGACCCAACACTATCGCGCGGGCGCTGAAGACGATTGAGGAGAAGCATCCGGATAAGATGGCCGAGGTGGCAAAGAAGCTCCGCTTCTATTTCATCTGGGAGCAGGATGACACCTACCAGAAATACATTCGGCCGCGCTGGGGCGAGTTCAACATTCCGACGATCGTCTCCGACCAGTTCATCGCCTTCGCCTATGAACGTCAACGCAAGGCCGTACCTCAGGAAGTGCAGCGATATTTCTCCGCAGAATGGATGAACGAGAATGCCCTGCGCAGCCATGGGCCGCTACTCGAGATGTACAAAGCGCACGATGATGGACGTTTCAGGTCCGAGGGTGACTCGCCGGCGTTCCTGCACGTTATTCCGACCGGTCTGCGCAGCGAAGAATCACCCGACTGGGGCGGTTGGGGCGGTCGGTTTACCAAAGTCCGCGAGAACACGTGGCTCGATCATGTTGCGGAGCGTGGCTACGAGTATCCCAAGGGTCGTTGGTATGGCAGTTCGGCATGGGGTCGCAGACGTGCAAAACGTGAGACTACCAAAGATCCGGAATTGACTGCCTACCTCAAACCTCAATGGCGCTGGATCGATGCCATTCAGCAAGATTTTGCGGCACGAGCCGACTGGTGCGTGAAACCTTATGACGAAGCAAACCATCCGCCCGATGTCAGATTGGCCCACGACGCCGACTTGGAGGTCAAACCGGGCGAGACGGTTTCGCTGAGCGCTGCTGGAACCAGCGACCCCGACGGTGACGCATTAACGTATCGCTGGTGGCAATACGAGGAAGCCGACTCGGCGGAATCCCGGGTAGAGATCGACAACGCGGGCCAGCAAGAGGCCAGCTTTGTCGTCCCCAACGAGCCCGGCAAACAGATTCACATCATTCTCGAAGCTACTGACGTTGGGACGCCGCCGCTTGTTCGATACCAGCGGGTCGTGTGCAACATTGAATGA
- a CDS encoding LuxR C-terminal-related transcriptional regulator gives MLELSRREITLLEILISGETGQSAATKMGIALQTVKTYREKLMKKLGATTPAQLGYKYAAWKRRKPPGPRVVHGEGDSGSPRRL, from the coding sequence ATGCTTGAACTCAGCAGGCGTGAAATCACTCTCCTCGAAATCCTAATCAGCGGCGAAACCGGTCAATCCGCCGCGACTAAGATGGGCATTGCCCTGCAGACTGTGAAGACCTATCGAGAGAAGCTGATGAAGAAGCTCGGCGCCACCACTCCCGCGCAGCTCGGGTATAAGTATGCGGCCTGGAAGCGCCGGAAACCGCCAGGACCGCGGGTCGTTCACGGGGAAGGCGACAGTGGTTCGCCGCGGCGGCTATAG
- a CDS encoding LuxR C-terminal-related transcriptional regulator — protein MPKLTPREEKMMRLIVDGASNVTLAKKLGIALRTAELHRAAVMKKLGASSPAQLGYKYAMLELKRAPVEAPAI, from the coding sequence ATGCCCAAACTCACCCCCCGCGAAGAGAAGATGATGCGGCTCATTGTGGATGGAGCGTCGAACGTAACGCTGGCCAAGAAACTGGGCATCGCTTTGAGAACGGCGGAGCTACACCGCGCCGCTGTAATGAAGAAGCTGGGCGCGAGTTCGCCGGCGCAGCTGGGATACAAGTACGCGATGCTGGAGCTGAAACGCGCCCCGGTTGAGGCGCCCGCGATCTAG
- a CDS encoding transposase → MVLADGGGLPLSIDIASASEAEVNLIEPLLDSSATTHVPNKLIYDKAADCDALRDRLADRDVELITPHRKNRVRRKRQDGRKLRRYRRRWKIERTVSWLDAFRRFVVRHEFYSSIYHGFAKLACLVMAVRRL, encoded by the coding sequence ATGGTCCTCGCCGACGGCGGCGGCCTGCCGCTGTCGATCGACATCGCTTCGGCAAGCGAGGCCGAGGTGAACCTCATTGAGCCTCTGCTCGACTCTTCGGCAACGACCCACGTCCCCAACAAGCTGATCTACGACAAGGCGGCCGACTGTGACGCATTGCGGGACCGGCTCGCCGATCGCGATGTTGAGCTGATCACGCCGCACCGCAAGAACCGCGTCCGGCGCAAGAGGCAAGATGGACGGAAGCTGCGTCGCTACCGCCGGCGTTGGAAGATCGAACGCACGGTGAGCTGGCTGGACGCCTTCCGACGCTTCGTCGTCCGCCACGAGTTCTACTCCTCGATCTACCACGGCTTCGCCAAGCTCGCCTGCCTCGTCATGGCCGTCAGACGGTTATGA
- a CDS encoding transposase: protein MSDRSRVEAGSRMEPEADDLQAELSDEHWLLIADLFANPDPSPKGGRPMADPRACFEGVLWMLRSGARWKDLPPRFPSRSTVHRRFIEWVGGGVLDRAWKRLMRKLDREGKIDWQKGFADGTFAPAKKGASTSAKPNAARGPRSWSSPTAAACRCRSTSLRQARPR, encoded by the coding sequence ATGAGCGACCGATCCCGCGTTGAAGCGGGGTCCAGGATGGAGCCCGAAGCTGATGACCTACAAGCCGAGCTCAGCGACGAGCACTGGCTGCTGATCGCTGACTTGTTTGCCAACCCCGATCCTAGCCCCAAGGGCGGCCGCCCGATGGCCGACCCGCGGGCCTGCTTCGAGGGCGTGCTGTGGATGCTCCGCAGCGGCGCTCGCTGGAAGGACCTGCCGCCGCGGTTCCCCTCTCGCTCGACCGTCCACCGCCGATTCATCGAGTGGGTCGGCGGCGGCGTCCTCGATCGGGCGTGGAAACGCCTGATGCGGAAGCTCGATCGGGAGGGCAAGATCGACTGGCAAAAAGGCTTCGCCGACGGGACGTTCGCCCCGGCTAAAAAAGGGGCGAGCACGTCGGCAAAACCAAACGCGGCAAGGGGACCAAGGTCATGGTCCTCGCCGACGGCGGCGGCCTGCCGCTGTCGATCGACATCGCTTCGGCAAGCGAGGCCGAGGTGA
- a CDS encoding endo-1,4-beta-xylanase, giving the protein MPLIASPRWRVLLYCWGVLMVSAVITSTAPGQENAWREEANESIRKIRQREIRIRVTDEHGAPIAGADVEVSQTAMAFPFGAALSPAVLNDANYQGFFLSHFSWAVFENEMKWYSNEGRRGRENYARSDAMVQWCTKHGIPLRGHCIYWAPGKWQPRWLTSLTAEELRHAVEQRAQSIVSRYRKDVVHWDVNSEMLHGSFFQERLGEDVRPWMFERTHALDPDAKLFVNEFNILTVDKDFTKTQVDQYVEQVRTLVAAGAPIHGVGVQGHVWSADAVKHPEAIKSNLDKIAELGLPIWITEFDSAFEDGEMNADALEAVYRTAFGHPAVEGVVMWVFWAGNSWRGANAGLAHRDWRLNAAGDRYESLMAEWSTEFSGTTDSDGSLDFRGFHGEHAVTVHTGSSSTTEEKIHVLPGKEPLRIALTVPVE; this is encoded by the coding sequence ATGCCGCTAATTGCCTCACCCCGCTGGCGAGTTCTTCTCTATTGCTGGGGCGTGCTGATGGTTTCGGCTGTCATCACCTCGACCGCGCCCGGTCAGGAGAATGCTTGGCGAGAAGAAGCTAACGAATCCATTCGCAAGATCCGCCAGCGAGAGATCCGGATACGCGTGACCGACGAGCACGGGGCCCCAATTGCCGGTGCAGACGTGGAAGTGAGCCAGACGGCAATGGCGTTCCCTTTCGGGGCCGCCCTCAGCCCGGCGGTGCTGAACGACGCCAACTACCAAGGTTTTTTTCTGTCGCACTTCAGCTGGGCTGTCTTCGAGAACGAGATGAAGTGGTACAGCAATGAAGGGAGGCGCGGGCGGGAGAACTACGCGCGTTCCGACGCGATGGTTCAGTGGTGTACGAAGCACGGAATACCGTTAAGGGGGCACTGCATCTACTGGGCGCCCGGGAAATGGCAGCCTCGCTGGCTAACGTCGCTCACAGCGGAAGAGCTACGTCACGCCGTGGAGCAGCGTGCACAGAGCATCGTGAGCCGCTATCGAAAGGATGTCGTCCACTGGGACGTGAACAGCGAGATGCTGCACGGCTCGTTCTTCCAGGAACGGCTCGGCGAGGATGTCCGCCCGTGGATGTTCGAGCGTACGCACGCACTGGACCCAGACGCCAAACTCTTTGTAAACGAGTTCAATATCCTCACCGTGGACAAGGACTTCACGAAGACCCAGGTCGATCAGTACGTCGAACAAGTCCGGACGCTGGTCGCCGCCGGGGCGCCGATTCATGGCGTAGGCGTGCAGGGCCATGTCTGGTCCGCCGACGCGGTAAAGCACCCCGAGGCGATCAAGAGCAATCTCGACAAGATCGCCGAGCTCGGGCTTCCGATTTGGATCACCGAGTTCGACTCCGCGTTCGAGGACGGCGAAATGAATGCGGACGCACTAGAGGCGGTGTATCGCACGGCCTTCGGGCATCCTGCTGTCGAAGGCGTCGTCATGTGGGTATTCTGGGCGGGGAATTCTTGGCGTGGCGCAAACGCGGGGTTAGCACACCGTGACTGGCGACTCAACGCCGCCGGTGATCGGTATGAGTCGCTGATGGCCGAATGGTCCACCGAGTTCTCAGGTACGACGGACAGCGATGGTTCGCTCGACTTTCGTGGCTTCCACGGCGAACACGCAGTAACGGTTCACACTGGGTCGTCTTCTACAACAGAGGAAAAGATCCACGTCTTGCCTGGAAAAGAGCCCCTTCGAATTGCTCTGACCGTGCCCGTTGAGTAA
- a CDS encoding MarR family winged helix-turn-helix transcriptional regulator has translation MTTGHDIALGLRAAYLTMHRQTQSLLSEFGFTPFQYVVLSVLCTEDGVTQRELTERASSDANTISATLLLLERDGILVRESHEKDRRAWKVTVTSKGRKVYLKLSDNLKPVQEMILSAVGVDEAESFVANLNRLASVMSR, from the coding sequence ATGACAACAGGGCACGATATAGCATTGGGCCTGCGGGCGGCCTACCTGACAATGCACCGGCAGACACAGTCGCTGCTGTCGGAGTTCGGCTTCACCCCGTTCCAGTATGTGGTGCTCTCTGTGCTTTGTACGGAAGACGGCGTCACCCAACGGGAGTTGACCGAGCGGGCCTCGTCAGACGCAAACACAATCAGCGCTACGCTGCTGTTGTTGGAACGCGACGGAATCCTGGTCCGGGAGTCGCACGAGAAAGATCGGCGCGCGTGGAAGGTCACGGTCACGAGCAAGGGGCGCAAGGTCTATTTGAAGCTGTCTGACAATCTCAAGCCCGTGCAAGAGATGATCCTCTCCGCGGTGGGCGTCGATGAAGCAGAATCCTTCGTTGCCAACCTGAATCGCCTCGCCAGCGTGATGAGTCGGTAG
- a CDS encoding non-reducing end alpha-L-arabinofuranosidase family hydrolase produces MLYRASATIFVASVLSFQFGATASGQTSLEPARGGVGQAAESKIETPLNWKSSGVLIAPLSDATHEIVSVKDPTVVRHNGLWHVYATAYSTSAKTWSMVYLKFKDWSDAPDAPLTYIDVNPGLRGYHCAPHVFYFEPHEKWYLVFQSQQPQYCTTDDLSKPETWTAPQNFFDRMPRSSPRLPIDYHIICDDTHAYLFFTGDNGRFYRCRTRIEDFPNGMSDPEVAIDDSRDHLFEGSMTYKIKGADTYLTIIEALSPARYYSAWIAKDLNGEWTPLEGADTWETPFAGINNVEFDDGVEPWTRDISHGELLRDNYDQTPTIDPAGMRLLFQGRTADSGGPYHLLPYQLGLLTQQPAASPEPSQATGERPRRRRPGGRDRARFGGPIELDPDDKPAFEEPPTSFMAEREDVPHGKLEMIEYDSKAVGATRRMNVYTPPGYSDEQQYPVLYLLHGIGGDETEWQRFAKPNVIIDNLIADGKAVPMIVVMPNGRAQKNDRAEGNVFESAPAFAKFESDLLGDVIPTIEARYSTIPDREHRALAGLSMGGGQSLNFGLGNLDTFAWVGGFSSAPNTEPPAELIPDPPTTREKLKLLWLSCGNKDGLINISQGVHRRLAENDVPHVWHVDSHGHDPQHWSKSLYWFAQQLFQATGQ; encoded by the coding sequence ATGCTCTATCGCGCGTCAGCGACAATCTTCGTCGCGTCTGTGCTCTCGTTTCAATTCGGGGCAACCGCCTCCGGCCAAACCAGTCTGGAACCGGCGCGGGGCGGCGTTGGCCAGGCGGCCGAATCCAAGATAGAGACCCCATTAAATTGGAAATCGAGCGGCGTCCTGATCGCGCCCTTGTCCGACGCGACTCACGAGATCGTCTCGGTGAAAGACCCCACGGTTGTGCGCCACAACGGCCTTTGGCACGTTTACGCCACGGCTTATTCGACATCGGCCAAGACATGGAGCATGGTGTACCTCAAGTTCAAAGACTGGTCCGACGCTCCGGACGCGCCGCTGACTTACATTGATGTGAACCCGGGGCTGCGGGGCTATCACTGCGCGCCCCACGTGTTCTATTTCGAGCCCCACGAGAAGTGGTATCTCGTCTTCCAGTCGCAGCAGCCCCAGTACTGCACCACCGACGACCTTTCTAAACCCGAGACCTGGACCGCGCCGCAGAACTTCTTCGATCGGATGCCCCGCAGTTCGCCGCGTCTGCCGATCGACTACCACATCATCTGCGACGATACCCACGCCTACCTGTTCTTTACCGGAGACAACGGCCGCTTCTACCGCTGCCGGACGAGGATCGAGGACTTCCCAAACGGCATGAGCGACCCCGAGGTGGCGATCGACGACAGCAGGGACCATCTCTTTGAGGGGAGCATGACCTACAAGATCAAAGGCGCCGACACCTACCTCACAATCATTGAGGCGCTGAGCCCGGCGCGGTACTACAGCGCTTGGATCGCAAAAGACTTGAATGGCGAGTGGACGCCGCTCGAGGGCGCGGACACCTGGGAGACTCCTTTCGCGGGCATCAACAACGTCGAGTTCGACGACGGAGTCGAGCCCTGGACTCGGGACATCAGCCACGGGGAGCTGCTCCGAGACAACTACGACCAGACACCGACCATCGATCCCGCGGGCATGCGGCTGTTGTTCCAGGGCCGCACCGCGGACAGCGGTGGGCCTTATCATCTGCTGCCCTACCAGCTAGGGCTGCTGACGCAGCAGCCCGCGGCATCCCCCGAGCCCTCCCAGGCGACGGGCGAGCGTCCTCGTCGGCGGCGCCCTGGCGGCAGGGACCGCGCTCGGTTCGGCGGGCCTATTGAACTGGACCCCGACGACAAGCCCGCGTTTGAGGAGCCGCCCACTAGTTTCATGGCCGAACGCGAAGACGTGCCACACGGCAAGCTTGAGATGATCGAGTACGACTCGAAGGCGGTGGGCGCCACCCGGAGAATGAACGTCTACACTCCGCCCGGGTATTCGGACGAACAGCAATACCCGGTGCTCTATCTACTGCACGGCATCGGCGGTGACGAGACGGAGTGGCAGCGCTTCGCCAAGCCCAACGTGATCATCGACAATCTAATTGCGGACGGTAAAGCCGTGCCGATGATCGTGGTCATGCCCAACGGACGCGCCCAGAAGAATGACCGCGCGGAAGGCAATGTCTTTGAATCGGCGCCGGCGTTTGCGAAGTTCGAGAGCGACCTACTGGGCGACGTCATCCCAACGATCGAAGCGCGTTACTCGACGATTCCCGATCGAGAGCACCGGGCGCTGGCCGGTCTATCGATGGGGGGCGGGCAATCGCTCAACTTCGGCCTGGGCAACCTAGACACCTTTGCTTGGGTGGGCGGGTTCTCTTCAGCGCCAAACACGGAGCCGCCGGCCGAGCTGATCCCCGACCCGCCCACGACCCGCGAGAAACTGAAGCTGCTGTGGCTGAGCTGCGGCAACAAAGATGGACTTATCAACATCAGCCAAGGGGTGCACCGTCGGCTGGCAGAGAACGACGTGCCGCATGTTTGGCACGTCGACTCCCACGGCCACGACCCGCAGCACTGGAGCAAGAGCCTCTATTGGTTTGCGCAGCAGCTCTTTCAGGCCACCGGTCAGTAG
- a CDS encoding endo-1,4-beta-xylanase, with amino-acid sequence MLAFLSSASVSAQAGEPATLKGVFDDCFSVGAAVNRRIAAGMAARDRFGRRSPELIERDRVLVVEQFNNIAPENDLKWALIHPNEGPDGYNWGPADQFVEFGKRHNMYLVGHTLVWHSQTPFWVFTGDGSSEDEVEADGRTGPEDDAEGPWRRRFRRPRFRGPRATREQLLARMSDHIHTVVGRYRGKIKAWDVVNEALSDQGDAVLRESLWLDIIGPDFIAKAFQYAHEADPDAVLRYNDYGLEDPAKRRKLIKLVQSLQAEGAPVMAIGTQTHLNVSSASFENMDRTLTELEILGLPIHVTELDINSARRGQRDTRADITGNAAATEGGLVADADKRLAIAYEGVFRAFVKHREKLDVVTFWGANDANSWRSSGRPLLFDGASQPKPAFDAVIRTATRADSHSEADHRGSINEQHP; translated from the coding sequence GTGCTCGCCTTCCTATCCAGTGCCTCAGTGTCGGCGCAGGCTGGCGAACCTGCAACACTCAAGGGAGTATTCGACGACTGTTTTTCTGTAGGCGCCGCGGTGAATCGTCGGATCGCGGCGGGGATGGCTGCTCGCGATCGTTTCGGCCGTCGCTCACCGGAGCTGATCGAACGTGACCGAGTGCTGGTAGTTGAGCAGTTCAACAATATTGCGCCCGAGAACGACCTCAAGTGGGCCCTTATCCACCCGAACGAGGGACCCGATGGTTACAACTGGGGGCCCGCCGACCAGTTCGTTGAATTTGGCAAACGCCACAATATGTACCTCGTAGGCCACACGCTCGTCTGGCACAGCCAGACGCCATTTTGGGTGTTCACCGGCGACGGGTCGTCGGAAGATGAAGTGGAAGCGGATGGGCGAACGGGGCCCGAAGACGACGCGGAAGGGCCGTGGCGCAGACGCTTCCGGCGCCCCAGGTTCCGTGGTCCCCGCGCAACGCGTGAGCAGCTCTTGGCGCGAATGAGCGACCACATCCACACAGTCGTTGGCCGCTACCGCGGAAAGATCAAAGCCTGGGACGTGGTCAACGAAGCCCTTTCGGATCAAGGGGACGCAGTCCTGCGAGAGTCGCTGTGGCTCGACATTATCGGCCCCGACTTCATCGCCAAGGCGTTCCAGTACGCGCACGAGGCGGACCCCGACGCGGTGCTCCGTTACAACGACTATGGACTCGAGGACCCCGCCAAGCGACGCAAGCTCATCAAGCTTGTTCAGTCGCTACAGGCCGAGGGCGCTCCGGTGATGGCGATCGGCACCCAAACCCACCTCAATGTGTCTTCCGCCAGTTTTGAGAACATGGACCGCACGCTCACGGAGTTGGAGATCCTTGGCCTGCCCATTCATGTGACCGAGTTGGACATCAACAGCGCGCGACGGGGTCAGCGCGACACGAGAGCCGATATCACCGGCAATGCCGCTGCGACAGAAGGCGGTCTTGTGGCCGATGCGGACAAGCGTTTGGCGATTGCGTACGAGGGGGTGTTCCGAGCCTTCGTCAAGCACCGCGAGAAGCTAGACGTGGTGACGTTCTGGGGCGCCAACGACGCCAACTCCTGGCGATCCAGTGGCAGGCCCTTGCTCTTCGACGGGGCTAGTCAGCCCAAGCCCGCGTTTGATGCGGTGATTCGGACCGCCACGCGTGCTGATTCCCATTCCGAAGCCGACCACAGGGGTAGCATCAATGAACAGCATCCATAG
- a CDS encoding alpha/beta hydrolase-fold protein has product MNSIHRALVALLFAVAFTSSVSAQGDQPVDDWEPASTNQPGSEFPKVNSEGRVMFRIKAPLAKTVSCSFRGSNEFKKDEEGVWTGFTRPLDEGFHYYTISIDGAEVPDPGSKYFFGAMRWGSGVEVPAHDRDFYAVKQTPHGQLREVLFYSESTKTTRRAFVYTPPGYEQSTEKRYPVLYLQHGWGENEYGWGVQGHANLIMDNLMAEGKARPFIIVMTYGMTNEVRFGGLSSFSIEPFETVLVDELIPFIDANFRTLTDQPNRAMAGLSMGGMETRLITLRNLDTFSHIGLFSGGSISMEDVQNTEEFKEKVKLVFVSYGSREIDGGRTRRGGDPKAHVEALKQAGVNSVFYVSPDTAHEWLTWRRSLREFAPLLFVNQTGASE; this is encoded by the coding sequence ATGAACAGCATCCATAGAGCACTCGTGGCGCTGCTCTTCGCCGTGGCTTTCACGTCGAGCGTCAGCGCACAGGGCGATCAGCCGGTCGACGATTGGGAGCCGGCGTCCACCAATCAGCCCGGTAGCGAGTTTCCCAAGGTTAATTCCGAAGGCCGGGTAATGTTCCGCATCAAGGCGCCCTTGGCCAAGACTGTGTCCTGCAGCTTCCGCGGCAGCAACGAGTTTAAGAAGGACGAAGAAGGGGTCTGGACGGGTTTCACACGGCCGCTAGATGAGGGCTTTCACTACTACACGATCAGTATCGACGGCGCCGAGGTCCCCGATCCCGGCAGCAAGTACTTCTTTGGCGCGATGCGGTGGGGGAGCGGCGTGGAGGTCCCGGCGCACGACCGAGACTTCTACGCCGTGAAGCAGACGCCCCACGGGCAGCTCCGGGAGGTGCTTTTCTACTCGGAGAGCACGAAGACGACCCGCCGAGCGTTTGTCTACACCCCGCCCGGGTACGAGCAGAGCACAGAGAAACGTTACCCCGTGCTGTACCTCCAGCACGGCTGGGGCGAGAACGAATACGGCTGGGGCGTCCAGGGGCACGCCAACCTGATCATGGACAATCTGATGGCCGAAGGCAAAGCCCGCCCCTTCATCATTGTCATGACCTACGGGATGACGAACGAGGTCCGATTTGGCGGTTTGAGCAGTTTCAGTATTGAGCCGTTTGAAACCGTGCTGGTCGACGAGTTGATCCCCTTTATCGACGCCAACTTTCGAACGCTGACCGATCAACCGAACAGGGCGATGGCCGGGCTCTCGATGGGCGGCATGGAGACCCGCTTGATCACGCTGCGCAACCTCGACACGTTCTCGCACATTGGTCTTTTTAGCGGTGGATCGATCTCGATGGAGGACGTCCAGAACACGGAGGAATTCAAGGAGAAGGTCAAGCTGGTGTTCGTAAGCTACGGCAGCCGAGAGATCGACGGCGGCCGCACCCGTCGCGGCGGCGACCCCAAAGCCCACGTCGAGGCGCTCAAGCAGGCGGGCGTGAACAGCGTGTTCTACGTTTCTCCCGACACGGCCCACGAGTGGTTGACCTGGCGACGGAGCTTAAGAGAGTTCGCGCCGCTGCTCTTCGTCAACCAGACTGGGGCGTCGGAATAG